DNA sequence from the Massilibacterium senegalense genome:
TATCATGGTTATTATTTTGTGTCAACAATTCTTTCATTATTTTTTTTGCATATGTTGTCCACTTCCTCATATACATGAAACAACTTATCCTTTCGCTATTTCTGTTCTTTTCATAGTAGGACTTCATCACGTTTAAAAATGGGAGGCGTGTACAACTATGTCCAATGCTTATATTATTGAACGAAAAAAATTAAAACAATGGCTGATTGTTTTGTTGGCTACTTTCTTTTGCGCTACTTTTTTATTTTTTCAATTGAATGACACCTTTACTTTTTCAACACCGAAAGGACCAAAAGCATTATATAAAGTAGAAACAGAGCAAAACAAAGTTGCACTTACTTTTAATATTAGCTGGGGAAACGAAGAAGTCATTCCAATTATAGAAGAATTACAACGATTAAACATTCAAAAAGCAACGTTTTTTCTTTCCGGTGTATGGGCTGAGAGACACCCGGACATCGTCCAAAAAATAGTCGAAGCTGGATTTGATATTGGCAATCTAGGTTATGAATACAAAAGTTATGCGGACATGGAGGAAGATGAAATGGTACGAGACTTAATGAAAGCACATCATATATTATCTGATTTAACCGAACAAAAAATTCATCTTTTCCGTCCACCAAATGGGCAATTTAATGAACAAGTATTACGTACAGTGGAAAAACAAGGCTATTCTACGATTCATTTTAGCGTCGATGTGAAAGACTGGACCCCTATTTCAAAAGAAGAAATGATTACCCGTGCAACGAAAAAAACAACAAAAGGAGATATTGTCCTATTGCACGCTTCTGATTCTGCCCGAAAAACAGCAGAAATTTTAAGCCCTATCCATGAAGACCTTAAACAAAAAGGACTTACATACGTGACAGTGGAGGAGCTAATTACAAACGCAAAAAGCTCGAATAAAGAAATGTAGCTCTCGCTCTCAAAATAAAACACACTTTCCTCGAATGAAAGTGTGTTTTATTTTGCTCCTTCGTAAGGAGCAGTAAACCTCCCGCTAATAGAAGATTTCTTTATGAACGTTTTTTCTTTTTACGATTCGTTGGTTGCTTTTTTTGCGGATGCGTAGATATTTGATTTCCCGCCTGCTTTTTCGCTTGTTTTTTTGCTGATTCTTCGATTACTTTCGGGTCAAGCAGACGATGTAAAATTAATAATTGCCACACATTCGACGTAAACAATGGAACAAAATAAACCCATAACCATTTTGGATCGTTAATGTAAAGTGCCGGAAACCATTCTAATGTTGTAACAACAATCATTAAAAATAGAGCTGGCACGAACGCTTCTTTTGTTGTTTCTTTTTGTTTAATATAGGCCACCATTAAACTGGTGACAAAAAGAAATACAGACACTAATAAATAAGGAACGATAGACTCGCCTTCTTCTGCAAAAAATTGATAGCGGAAATAGACTAAATCAAACAAAATAAGCGCAATTAAAATGACTTGCACTCCATTCCACCATGAACGAAAAATCCCAATTCCGATACGATGTAGCGATAAATAAGCAAAAAAGCCCATCTGACTTACAACACTAAACATCGCAGAAACTCCAAATAACCAAATAAATGTAACGATGAATTCTTTTACTCCTAATTTCATCCCATTATTCCAGTCGAGCGCAAACCCAGTAATGGTACCGCTGATCGCCCCGACAACTAAGGTTGTCCAAAATAAAAAGACCCATTTTTTTGCTTTCACTCTTAAAACTCCCCCAATTATAAAGTACTTATTGCAAATGACCATCCTTTGTATATTTCACGTTTTTCTTTCTCATATTAAGAATAATCAAAGTGATGGAAAGGAGCAACATTATGCGGAAACAAGTTTTTTATTTTCTAGCATTCCTCATGCTCTTCTTATTAATATCCTGTGCTCCAGCAGAACAAGATGAAAAACAAACAAATTACGAAAGTACCAAAAAGATGATGATGGATATTTTACAAACCGACGAAGGAAAACAAACGATTCAAAAAGTAATCAACCAAGATCAATTAAAAGAGGAAATTATTATCGATCATCCTTTAATGAAGCAAACAATTGAAGAAACATTAACTTCTGAGAAAGGTACTGAGTTTTGGCAAAAAGCATTTAGCGATCCTGCTTTTACTAGCCAATTTGCAAAGCACTTTAATGAAGAACATAAAAAAATGATGAAAGAATTAATGACCGATCCAGAATACCAAGCGCTACTTATCGATGTATTAAAAAATCCAGAAGTCAAAAAAATGACAGAAGATATTTTAAAAGGAAAAGAATATCGTGAAGAATTACAGCAAGTCATATCAGAAACGTTAAATAGCCCACTTTATCAAGCAAAATTACTAGAACTAATGAAAAAAGCGAAAGAAGAAAAGAAAAAACCAAAAGAAGAAGCCTCCTCGTCAGCAGAATGAGAAGGCCTCTTTCT
Encoded proteins:
- a CDS encoding KinB-signaling pathway activation protein; this translates as MKAKKWVFLFWTTLVVGAISGTITGFALDWNNGMKLGVKEFIVTFIWLFGVSAMFSVVSQMGFFAYLSLHRIGIGIFRSWWNGVQVILIALILFDLVYFRYQFFAEEGESIVPYLLVSVFLFVTSLMVAYIKQKETTKEAFVPALFLMIVVTTLEWFPALYINDPKWLWVYFVPLFTSNVWQLLILHRLLDPKVIEESAKKQAKKQAGNQISTHPQKKQPTNRKKKKRS
- a CDS encoding polysaccharide deacetylase family protein → MSNAYIIERKKLKQWLIVLLATFFCATFLFFQLNDTFTFSTPKGPKALYKVETEQNKVALTFNISWGNEEVIPIIEELQRLNIQKATFFLSGVWAERHPDIVQKIVEAGFDIGNLGYEYKSYADMEEDEMVRDLMKAHHILSDLTEQKIHLFRPPNGQFNEQVLRTVEKQGYSTIHFSVDVKDWTPISKEEMITRATKKTTKGDIVLLHASDSARKTAEILSPIHEDLKQKGLTYVTVEELITNAKSSNKEM
- the gerD gene encoding spore germination lipoprotein GerD, with translation MRKQVFYFLAFLMLFLLISCAPAEQDEKQTNYESTKKMMMDILQTDEGKQTIQKVINQDQLKEEIIIDHPLMKQTIEETLTSEKGTEFWQKAFSDPAFTSQFAKHFNEEHKKMMKELMTDPEYQALLIDVLKNPEVKKMTEDILKGKEYREELQQVISETLNSPLYQAKLLELMKKAKEEKKKPKEEASSSAE